The Bombus terrestris chromosome 9, iyBomTerr1.2, whole genome shotgun sequence genome contains a region encoding:
- the LOC100649298 gene encoding SLIT-ROBO Rho GTPase-activating protein 1 isoform X2 translates to MFQCIIQQRNGWIHPYNPDTKDVLPDIRLQLNEQLRCLDIRMEAQVAIVAELQDFFRRRAELELDYSKSLDKLARSIQLRHKEQKQKREHWPLFSSYACWQQLINETKSLSRDHAALSEVYSTHLVGRLNQVMEDVQRIYKRCREIGYETHEEILRVLDELHTTMKTYQTYQTGSRQAETKLRVAEQQRSKLEVANAPPEKLARSKKYKLMEKEVNKRKVKYQEAKLKALKARNEYILCLEASNTTIHKYFVDDLSDLIDCMDFGFHNCIARALLMHCSAEEGRQRSLQSGAEQLAACVGALDSRADKQRFLESHHSAFMIPKKFEFQGQRGDEVLETPEPELQKLLHAEMEQRLSQLQQRLTSLRTESEEVWKTLETAEASLLEMLTAKDYDCSRYFGENAVPTSRPPETVQIKLRADRQETEEFYLTKFREYLLGTSRIARLDAKQEYIRQSLLDGSTASPNPSISTTKQKQARRKRIGRLQMNGQPKLFGGSLEEYLESTNQEIPLIMKSCIRVINLYGLHHQGIFRVSGSQVEINNFREWFERGEDPLADVTDASDINSVAGVLKLYLRELREPLFPIIYFEHLMELAQLESKQEFVNKMKELISSLPRPVVIVMRYLFAFLNHLSEFSDENMMDPYNLAICFGPTLVPVPEDKDQVQYQNQVNELIKNIITFCEEIFPEDIGGTQYEKYISREPDDVDVGDSPTDQVQEDMDSEVYPSEDESENLEATAQFDFNARSERELSFKKGDTLTLYTQVSNDWWRGALAGREGLIPDKYIMIKIKDEEREKELLKSSSEESMRRRTSSSADSVLSSNNSPLMGPSGNPTTWPSSTTSDVQSTANIITTDNSSNSGVIPAVVTNVPCISAQPIISREECASRVAKVSTPEKEKHIFVSDHRADTTPVIISNNAENEKISDFSESLQQRNEDTSEEAERISLMSLDGGSKRGTSRKQHWKSQSMGDTVQQTANSLQTSNTISQNEEPQEQPTFSANRELWQRRATSQTQLNPPAPPNHKIFRASQEFREMRQKHTPDLVMDLPLSAQDASKKSASSSSLSSSDEETPTQPSRAEAATSPTGGPESPDMSTAAERFAKQNQCTLKKNTKSNPDASKLKRMETEHDPEQESEEIVRSTSSNQISDSMPLRSPLPPRSTPKIVAKFADMHLTGGSQVSSFKPQIKVKPTILRKPVLPFPHPHMSPELARKIEKQAQSAEQTN, encoded by the exons ACATACGGTTGCAGCTGAACGAACAGCTGAGATGTCTCGACATCCGGATGGAGGCCCAAGTCGCCATCGTGGCGGAGCTTCAGGATTTTTTTCGAAGGAGAGCCGAGCTCGAGCTCGATTACAGCAAGTCCCTCGACAAGTTAGCCAGAAGCATACAGCTCAGACACAAGGAGCAAAAGCAAAA GCGAGAACATTGGCCCCTATTCTCGAGTTATGCTTGTTGGCAACAACTTATCAACGAGACCAAGTCCTTAAGCAGAGATCATGCGGCTCTTTCAGAAGTGTACAGCACACATCTCGTCGGTCGTCTCAATCAGGTGATGGAAGATGTTCAACGGATATACAAGCGT TGCCGTGAAATAGGCTACGAGACGCACGAGGAGATCCTTCGAGTGTTGGACGAGCTGCATACCACGATGAAAACGTATCAGACATACCAGACGGGGTCACGGCAAGCGGAAACGAAGCTTCGTGTGGCGGAACAACAACGCAGCAAGCTCGAGGTGGCGAATGCCCCGCCCGAGAAGCTCGCGCGTAGCAAGAAATACAAGCTCATGGAAAAGGAAGTGAACAAG AGGAAGGTCAAGTATCAAGAAGCGAAGCTAAAGGCGTTGAAAGCAAGAAACGAGTACATTTTGTGTTTGGAGGCATCCAATACGACAATACACAAGTACTTTGTGGACGACCTATCAGATCTCATCGAT TGTATGGATTTTGGATTTCACAATTGCATAGCAAGAGCGTTGCTGATGCATTGTAGCGCAGAGGAAGGTAGGCAACGTTCGCTGCAATCCGGTGCTGAACAATTGGCAGCATGTGTTGGTGCTCTAGACTCGAGGGCGGATAAACAGAGGTTTTTAGAATCTCATCATTCTGCTTTCATGATACCTAAGAAGTTTGAATTCCAAGGTCAACGAGGGGACGAGGTACTTGAA aCTCCAGAACCGGAACTGCAAAAATTGTTACACGCTGAGATGGAACAAAGATTGTCCCAATTGCAACAAAGACTGACATCTTTGAGAACAGAATCTGAAGAAGTTTGGAAAACCTTGGAGACAGCAGAAGCTAGTCTATTGGAGATGTTAACCGCGAAAGATTACGACTGTTCCAGATACTTTGGTGAGAACGCTGTTCCCACCTCCAGGCCACCAGAAACTGTGCAAATTAAGCTCAGAGCAGATAGACAGGAAACTGAAGAATTCTACCTCACG AAATTCAGGGAATACCTTCTTGGAACATCAAGAATAGCTAGGTTAGACGCAAAGCAAGAATACATTCGACAAAGCCTGTTAGATGGCTCGACTGCTAGCCCGAATCCATCGATATCAACAACGAAGCAAAAACAAGCTCGGAGAAAACGAATTGGTAGATTGCAGATGAACGGCCAACCAAAGTTATTCGGTGGCTCATTGGAAGAATATTTGGAAAGCACTAATCAAGAGATACCTTTAATCATGAAAAGTTGCATTAGAGTGATCAATCTATATGGTCTTCATCATCAAGGTATTTTCCGAGTCTCGGGCTCCCAGGTAGAAATTAACAATTTCCGGGAATGGTTCGAAAGGGGAGAAGATCCATTGGCCGATGTCACTGATGCGTCCGACATTAACAGTGTAGCCGGTGTGTTGAAGCTCTATTTGAGAGAACTAAGGGAACCACTGTTTCCTATTATTTACTTCGAACATTTAATGGAATTAGCACAACTAGAATCGAAGCAAGAGTTTGTTAACAAGATGAAGGAACTGATTTCCAGTCTTCCAAGACCAGTTGTCATAGTGATGCGGTACTTGTTCGCTTTTCTTAATCA CCTCTCAGAATTTTCGGATGAAAACATGATGGATCCTTACAACTTAGCAATTTGCTTCGGCCCCACCTTGGTACCTGTTCCAGAAGACAAGGACCAAGTACAATACCAGAACCAAGTGAACGAACTCATCAAAAACATTATCACGTTCTGTGAAGAAATATTTCCAGAAGATATTGGAGGTACTCAATACGAAAAGTACATCAGTAGAGAACCTGACGACGT AGACGTGGGAGATTCGCCGACGGACCAGGTCCAGGAAGACATGGACTCCGAAGTGTATCCATCTGAGGATG AATCGGAAAACCTCGAAGCCACAGCGCAATTCGATTTCAATGCAAGGTCCGAAAGAGAGTTAAGCTTCAAAAAGGGAGATACCTTGACTCTATACACACAAGTCAGTAATGACTGGTGGCGAGGTGCCTTGGCCGGTAGAGAGGGGCTTATTCccgataaatatattatgatcAAGATAAA GGACGAAGAACGTGAAAAGGAACTCCTGAAGTCGTCGAGTGAAGAATCAATGCGAAGAAGGACTTCAAGCTCTGCCGATAGTGTTCTTTCAAGTAACAATTCACCGCTGATGGGACCGTCTGGAAATCCGACTACTTGGCCCTCTAGCACTACGTCCGACGTGCAGTCAACCGCAAATATAATCACAACAGACAATAGCAGTAACAGTGGTGTTATTCCAGCAGTCGTGACAAATGTCCCTTGCATCTCAGCACAACCAATCATCAGTCGAGAG GAATGTGCATCTCGAGTAGCAAAGGTATCGACACCAGAAAAAGAGAAgcatatcttcgtttctgatcATCGTGCAGACACAACGCCAGTCATTATTAGTAATAATGCTGAAAACGAGAAGATATCAGACTTCAGCGAGTCATTACAACAACGCAACGAAGATACTAGCGAAGAAGCAGAACGTATTTCCTTGATGAGCCTAGACGGCGGATCAAAGCGTGGAACAAGTAGAAAACAACACTGGAAATCACAAAGCATGGGTGATACTGTGCAGCAGACTGCGAATTCTCTTCAAACAAGCAATACTATCTCTCAAAATGAAGAACCTCAGGAACAGCCGACGTTTTCTGCGAATCGAGAGCTTTGGCAAAGACGAGCGACGTCGCAAACGCAATTGAACCCGCCTGCGCCTCCTAATCATAAAATTTTCCGTGCCTCCCAAGAATTCCGTGAAATGCGTCAGAAACATACACCGGATTTGGTAATGGATCTGCCTTTATCGGCACAGGATGCGAGTAAAAAGTCTGCTTCATCGAGCAGTCTAAGCAGCTCTGACGAAGAGACGCCAACTCAGCCATCTCGTGCCGAAGCGGCTACATCGCCAACGGGCGGTCCTGAGTCCCCTGACATGAGCACAGCTGCAGAACGATTCGCTAAACAGAACCAATGCACTCTAAAGAAAAATACCAAGTCGAATCCTGACGCGTCAAAGTTAAAACGTATGGAGACCGAACACGATCCCGAACAAGAGTCTGAGGAAATTGTTAGGTCGACAAGTTCCAATCAGATCTCGGATTCAATGCCTTTGAGATCACCTCTTCCACCACGTTCGACCCCCAAAATAGTGGCGAAATTTGCAGATATGCACCTAACAGGCGGCAGCCAGGTGTCCTCGTTCAAACCGCAGATAAAAGTGAAGCCAACAATTCTCAGAAAACCGGTGTTACCATTCCCACATCCGCACATGAGTCCTGAGCTCGCGAGGAAAATCGAGAAACAAGCGCAGAGCGCCGAACAAACCAATTAA
- the LOC100649298 gene encoding SLIT-ROBO Rho GTPase-activating protein 1 isoform X4 — protein MFQCIIQQRNGWIHPYNPDTKDVLPDIRLQLNEQLRCLDIRMEAQVAIVAELQDFFRRRAELELDYSKSLDKLARSIQLRHKEQKQKREHWPLFSSYACWQQLINETKSLSRDHAALSEVYSTHLVGRLNQVMEDVQRIYKRCREIGYETHEEILRVLDELHTTMKTYQTYQTGSRQAETKLRVAEQQRSKLEVANAPPEKLARSKKYKLMEKEVNKRKVKYQEAKLKALKARNEYILCLEASNTTIHKYFVDDLSDLIDCMDFGFHNCIARALLMHCSAEEGRQRSLQSGAEQLAACVGALDSRADKQRFLESHHSAFMIPKKFEFQGQRGDETPEPELQKLLHAEMEQRLSQLQQRLTSLRTESEEVWKTLETAEASLLEMLTAKDYDCSRYFGENAVPTSRPPETVQIKLRADRQETEEFYLTKFREYLLGTSRIARLDAKQEYIRQSLLDGSTASPNPSISTTKQKQARRKRIGRLQMNGQPKLFGGSLEEYLESTNQEIPLIMKSCIRVINLYGLHHQGIFRVSGSQVEINNFREWFERGEDPLADVTDASDINSVAGVLKLYLRELREPLFPIIYFEHLMELAQLESKQEFVNKMKELISSLPRPVVIVMRYLFAFLNHLSEFSDENMMDPYNLAICFGPTLVPVPEDKDQVQYQNQVNELIKNIITFCEEIFPEDIGGTQYEKYISREPDDVDVGDSPTDQVQEDMDSEVYPSEDESENLEATAQFDFNARSERELSFKKGDTLTLYTQVSNDWWRGALAGREGLIPDKYIMIKIKDEEREKELLKSSSEESMRRRTSSSADSVLSSNNSPLMGPSGNPTTWPSSTTSDVQSTANIITTDNSSNSGVIPAVVTNVPCISAQPIISREECASRVAKVSTPEKEKHIFVSDHRADTTPVIISNNAENEKISDFSESLQQRNEDTSEEAERISLMSLDGGSKRGTSRKQHWKSQSMGDTVQQTANSLQTSNTISQNEEPQEQPTFSANRELWQRRATSQTQLNPPAPPNHKIFRASQEFREMRQKHTPDLVMDLPLSAQDASKKSASSSSLSSSDEETPTQPSRAEAATSPTGGPESPDMSTAAERFAKQNQCTLKKNTKSNPDASKLKRMETEHDPEQESEEIVRSTSSNQISDSMPLRSPLPPRSTPKIVAKFADMHLTGGSQVSSFKPQIKVKPTILRKPVLPFPHPHMSPELARKIEKQAQSAEQTN, from the exons ACATACGGTTGCAGCTGAACGAACAGCTGAGATGTCTCGACATCCGGATGGAGGCCCAAGTCGCCATCGTGGCGGAGCTTCAGGATTTTTTTCGAAGGAGAGCCGAGCTCGAGCTCGATTACAGCAAGTCCCTCGACAAGTTAGCCAGAAGCATACAGCTCAGACACAAGGAGCAAAAGCAAAA GCGAGAACATTGGCCCCTATTCTCGAGTTATGCTTGTTGGCAACAACTTATCAACGAGACCAAGTCCTTAAGCAGAGATCATGCGGCTCTTTCAGAAGTGTACAGCACACATCTCGTCGGTCGTCTCAATCAGGTGATGGAAGATGTTCAACGGATATACAAGCGT TGCCGTGAAATAGGCTACGAGACGCACGAGGAGATCCTTCGAGTGTTGGACGAGCTGCATACCACGATGAAAACGTATCAGACATACCAGACGGGGTCACGGCAAGCGGAAACGAAGCTTCGTGTGGCGGAACAACAACGCAGCAAGCTCGAGGTGGCGAATGCCCCGCCCGAGAAGCTCGCGCGTAGCAAGAAATACAAGCTCATGGAAAAGGAAGTGAACAAG AGGAAGGTCAAGTATCAAGAAGCGAAGCTAAAGGCGTTGAAAGCAAGAAACGAGTACATTTTGTGTTTGGAGGCATCCAATACGACAATACACAAGTACTTTGTGGACGACCTATCAGATCTCATCGAT TGTATGGATTTTGGATTTCACAATTGCATAGCAAGAGCGTTGCTGATGCATTGTAGCGCAGAGGAAGGTAGGCAACGTTCGCTGCAATCCGGTGCTGAACAATTGGCAGCATGTGTTGGTGCTCTAGACTCGAGGGCGGATAAACAGAGGTTTTTAGAATCTCATCATTCTGCTTTCATGATACCTAAGAAGTTTGAATTCCAAGGTCAACGAGGGGACGAG aCTCCAGAACCGGAACTGCAAAAATTGTTACACGCTGAGATGGAACAAAGATTGTCCCAATTGCAACAAAGACTGACATCTTTGAGAACAGAATCTGAAGAAGTTTGGAAAACCTTGGAGACAGCAGAAGCTAGTCTATTGGAGATGTTAACCGCGAAAGATTACGACTGTTCCAGATACTTTGGTGAGAACGCTGTTCCCACCTCCAGGCCACCAGAAACTGTGCAAATTAAGCTCAGAGCAGATAGACAGGAAACTGAAGAATTCTACCTCACG AAATTCAGGGAATACCTTCTTGGAACATCAAGAATAGCTAGGTTAGACGCAAAGCAAGAATACATTCGACAAAGCCTGTTAGATGGCTCGACTGCTAGCCCGAATCCATCGATATCAACAACGAAGCAAAAACAAGCTCGGAGAAAACGAATTGGTAGATTGCAGATGAACGGCCAACCAAAGTTATTCGGTGGCTCATTGGAAGAATATTTGGAAAGCACTAATCAAGAGATACCTTTAATCATGAAAAGTTGCATTAGAGTGATCAATCTATATGGTCTTCATCATCAAGGTATTTTCCGAGTCTCGGGCTCCCAGGTAGAAATTAACAATTTCCGGGAATGGTTCGAAAGGGGAGAAGATCCATTGGCCGATGTCACTGATGCGTCCGACATTAACAGTGTAGCCGGTGTGTTGAAGCTCTATTTGAGAGAACTAAGGGAACCACTGTTTCCTATTATTTACTTCGAACATTTAATGGAATTAGCACAACTAGAATCGAAGCAAGAGTTTGTTAACAAGATGAAGGAACTGATTTCCAGTCTTCCAAGACCAGTTGTCATAGTGATGCGGTACTTGTTCGCTTTTCTTAATCA CCTCTCAGAATTTTCGGATGAAAACATGATGGATCCTTACAACTTAGCAATTTGCTTCGGCCCCACCTTGGTACCTGTTCCAGAAGACAAGGACCAAGTACAATACCAGAACCAAGTGAACGAACTCATCAAAAACATTATCACGTTCTGTGAAGAAATATTTCCAGAAGATATTGGAGGTACTCAATACGAAAAGTACATCAGTAGAGAACCTGACGACGT AGACGTGGGAGATTCGCCGACGGACCAGGTCCAGGAAGACATGGACTCCGAAGTGTATCCATCTGAGGATG AATCGGAAAACCTCGAAGCCACAGCGCAATTCGATTTCAATGCAAGGTCCGAAAGAGAGTTAAGCTTCAAAAAGGGAGATACCTTGACTCTATACACACAAGTCAGTAATGACTGGTGGCGAGGTGCCTTGGCCGGTAGAGAGGGGCTTATTCccgataaatatattatgatcAAGATAAA GGACGAAGAACGTGAAAAGGAACTCCTGAAGTCGTCGAGTGAAGAATCAATGCGAAGAAGGACTTCAAGCTCTGCCGATAGTGTTCTTTCAAGTAACAATTCACCGCTGATGGGACCGTCTGGAAATCCGACTACTTGGCCCTCTAGCACTACGTCCGACGTGCAGTCAACCGCAAATATAATCACAACAGACAATAGCAGTAACAGTGGTGTTATTCCAGCAGTCGTGACAAATGTCCCTTGCATCTCAGCACAACCAATCATCAGTCGAGAG GAATGTGCATCTCGAGTAGCAAAGGTATCGACACCAGAAAAAGAGAAgcatatcttcgtttctgatcATCGTGCAGACACAACGCCAGTCATTATTAGTAATAATGCTGAAAACGAGAAGATATCAGACTTCAGCGAGTCATTACAACAACGCAACGAAGATACTAGCGAAGAAGCAGAACGTATTTCCTTGATGAGCCTAGACGGCGGATCAAAGCGTGGAACAAGTAGAAAACAACACTGGAAATCACAAAGCATGGGTGATACTGTGCAGCAGACTGCGAATTCTCTTCAAACAAGCAATACTATCTCTCAAAATGAAGAACCTCAGGAACAGCCGACGTTTTCTGCGAATCGAGAGCTTTGGCAAAGACGAGCGACGTCGCAAACGCAATTGAACCCGCCTGCGCCTCCTAATCATAAAATTTTCCGTGCCTCCCAAGAATTCCGTGAAATGCGTCAGAAACATACACCGGATTTGGTAATGGATCTGCCTTTATCGGCACAGGATGCGAGTAAAAAGTCTGCTTCATCGAGCAGTCTAAGCAGCTCTGACGAAGAGACGCCAACTCAGCCATCTCGTGCCGAAGCGGCTACATCGCCAACGGGCGGTCCTGAGTCCCCTGACATGAGCACAGCTGCAGAACGATTCGCTAAACAGAACCAATGCACTCTAAAGAAAAATACCAAGTCGAATCCTGACGCGTCAAAGTTAAAACGTATGGAGACCGAACACGATCCCGAACAAGAGTCTGAGGAAATTGTTAGGTCGACAAGTTCCAATCAGATCTCGGATTCAATGCCTTTGAGATCACCTCTTCCACCACGTTCGACCCCCAAAATAGTGGCGAAATTTGCAGATATGCACCTAACAGGCGGCAGCCAGGTGTCCTCGTTCAAACCGCAGATAAAAGTGAAGCCAACAATTCTCAGAAAACCGGTGTTACCATTCCCACATCCGCACATGAGTCCTGAGCTCGCGAGGAAAATCGAGAAACAAGCGCAGAGCGCCGAACAAACCAATTAA